CTCAACTAACTACTTTCGACTTTCTAAAACGAGCTAACAATGAACAATGGTGTCCATGATGTCCATGATGATGATCACGAtgtggatggtggtggtggccaTGACCGAAAACTTTTTCAAAAATACTCTCATGGTGATCATCGTCATAATGGTGATAGTCATGATAATGATCACGGTGGTGCGAATCATGGTGTCTGCCGAATCCTAGGATACTATCAAAGATACTCCGGTCCTCGTCGCAATCGGAAGTGTAGTACGGCCTTCGGTACGGCGGTCTAGGGCTGTAAGCTCGGGGGCAATAGCCGGGGTCCCGTGGTGGTTAGCTACTAGTATTTGCTGGCTGATGTTCAATAGACACTAAAAGGAAGGTGAGAAACTTACTAGTAGTACCTGTTGTTCCCCCATCCCCGGTTCTAGTATGACTCCCGCGGATCGTAGTAGTCGTACTGGTCACCCCGAGGTCGAGGCGGAGTCACGCTGCCGTGGATGCTGCGGTGGAGCGTTGTAATGGTTGTACTACGCAGAACTCCGATTCTGGTTATACGACTGACGAGGTTGTTCCTGGGGGCTCTTGTATCCGTTCGGTTGGTAGACGAACACCGGAGGAGCACTGCCGTAACTCGCCTTGCCGGCGTATTGAGCGTCGCGACCAGACATGGTGCAAGTGACTGAAAGTATAGTTAACAAAGATTTATATCGAAGACGACGATAGATAGCTATACCGTGGAAAGATcttttgttgctgttgcaGAGGGTTGAATGATTGTCAATAAAACGGGGTATTAGAGCTTTCCATGCAGGGATCAATCGTGTGTCGCAGGCAGCATCACCTAGCATCACCTCTGATCGAACCATGAGCAGTTCACACCTGAatcagaaaaggaaagaaaaaaagaaaaaaaaaactgtaTTTGCCTTGGGGTATCCCAGTCGAAGTAAATAACATACAATAAGGCAGACAAAACTAAACACATGACGTTAGATAACAAGCTGCCAACAGTGTAGAGCTTGAAAATAGAACGAAGATGAGAGACCGATTGAAAGTACACAAAAGGAGATGAAATAAAGAAACGAAGGACTCCAATCAACGGAGGATCGAACAAGATAAGAGAAAGACAGTCTATGTGCCCAGCACATATGAGCTGTTAACAAATAACACAGGCGTACTGCATTGGCGGCCGTCGAACCAAGGTACATGGCGGTTGAAATATGCGACCAATATATAAATTGCTTTTTCCAAATGAGTTTTAGATGCGGTTGACCAGTTGACCCTGGGACTTGCGGCCTACCCACTCAGCCAGCATCTCATCAAGTTTACCGGTCATCTCTCTCAGCCTCTTGCTCTCCTCCTTGAACAGACTTCCTGTGATCGGATGATCAGGTCCTGCCGGAGGAACATTGGACTTGTCATGAACAATAATGAACAAGTCACGAatatcattatcatcatccaaATAGGATCGCAAGCTGGCATCGCTCCAAGTTGGAGTTTGAGGAGATGTGACAGAGCGCATCTCGTCGGTGTTCGGACCGTTGGTATCGGCACCTGGAGACGAGGGCGGAGAAACAGGAGAGTCGGAGCGCTTCTCGGGCGACAAATCGAGCATAAGCCCTGGTGCACCACTGGGAGCTTGAGCGTCAATTGGCGACACATCAATAGGTGACTCCAAACCTCGGTTTTGATAGCCTAGGTTTTCTGTGGGTGGGATTCCCTGAGGGGGAGTCGTGATCGGTTGTTGTTGAGCTGGCGCTCTTTCCCCAAACGCGTCTTGCCAGAGTCTATTGTTCGCCTCAATCGGTGGTGATGCCACAGAGTCGATGTTGCGAGACTGGACAGGTGGGGATGACTGCTTTATAGGACTCGATGCATTCTGAGATGACACTGTTTCCCGAGTATCCTCGGAAGACCTTGAGCGAGGAGACTGGACAggctctttctcctcctcttcaggTACCACTTGTCGAATCCATTGGCTTCCTTTGGTTGTCGATGTTGCCCCTTGGACAGCTCTCGTAGCATCTTGGGCGGCCGATTCATACTGGGGATCTCTCTTCGTAGGAGATATTGACCCAGGTGGCTGCTTTTGGAGCTTGCCATTGTTCGGGGATCGAGTTTCGGGGGATGACACTGAGTCAAGAGACGCCTTTGGCGACCGTGGAGTTTCCGAAGAAAGtttctcctgctcctcaCCTTCATTCTCAGGcgccttgttcttcttgtcttttcttttgaaCAGACCACTGAGCATCCCCGGCTTCTTGTCTTTTCGCTTCTTGTCCTCTTTCTTATCATCGGCCGCGAGCGCCTTTTCGATTGCCTCCATACTGCTACGGTCCTGGAACGTGGAGCATGATCAGCCTTTGAGCTCAGCGAAGCTCCATAGCATCTACTAACCTCCTTGTTCTCATTAGAGGTGGCATTACTTCCTTCATCACGAAGAAGGTTGGGTGTCAATGATATCTTCTTCGGTTCGGCCGTGTCGTCCTTGAAGAACGAATCCGTATTCCGCACAGTGCCATTCCTAGACCTACTAATAGTACCACCTTCTAGCAATAAGTCAGCAtctcttttttgtttgtAAGATCTTCATAGGCATTACCTTCTGATTCCATGACTTCCTCAGCGGATTGTCGGGGTTCCGGGCTCTGGCGCTCCGTTTCTTGACTCTCTCGGGCGGTCTCTGGTTCTTGTGCCTCTTTGTCTCGCTGCGACTTTGTCCTGAGAGGCTCGACTACTATGTCTTCATCGTGGccttcttcaatatcatctgGTTCTGCTatatcttcatcatcaatgTAGAAACCTCCgccatcatcctcgtcctcggtGGAATATTCGACGTCAGATGCTTCAATGTATGTAGGGGCAGTAAAAGCAACGGTCTTCGTGTTCCTACGGCGCATTGCTTTCTTCAACGGGTTCTTGGATTTCTCTGAGTTGTCGCCAAGCATTGTCGCAGAAAGCTACATAGGTTAGGGGCAAGCAAAAACAAATGCAATGCGGGTTCCACCTACATCGACGTTTCTGTGCTTATTTAACCTTGCCAATCTTTCGGTGGGTGTTTCGATATGTTCTGCTGGGAGGTATCCTACGCAGTGTGAGTAGCTGCTGGTGTCACAAGCGTGTCGTATCACGTACCGATACTGCCATCTTTCACAATCCGCACAAGCCACCAGTATGTGTTGCTGTCGTCGAGGAGAACCATAGTGTCCCCCTTTGCTGCATTGGCTTGCCCTTCAACGGTAGCGACAAAGTTATGAAGCGCATATACAAATTCGAAATCGATATCCTCTGCTCACAACACGTAAGTCACGATCGCCCCAATTACTGCAAGACTCCTGATACGGAACGATCCGAGCACACATCATCGCCCAGGGAAGCCTTGAAAAAAGTGTCGATCCAACGCACCATCATCAATTGATGGGGAACTTGATATCTTATCCATCATGTCGTCGTCCATAAGATCATCGCCTTCCCCATCCGTAAGATCACCATCCTCTGAAGACCCTCCGCCCAAATCATGATGGCGCTCATCGGGGTCCTCGTCGTCATACATATCGATGCCATCACCGTAGCCATCGGTCTCGCCAGTTGGTCCGTGCATAATCTCAGCGCGTGTGTCTTGGTCCGCATGGCGAATCGACAATTCCTGGTGGGGAGCCATGCCGCCATCGACAGGAGCCGGGTTGACGTTCTGAGTCGTATGATCCTTCGCCGAAGGTGCGTTCTGATCCTGCAGGTCAAGCGTATCTATTAAGATAATTTCGTGTCAGCATCATACTACTGCGGAGCCATATACCACTGATCGTCCAAACTTTCATCAACACCAGTAGTTGGAACATACCAGCTCGAACAATCCGAGGCCTTGACATATTGGTAACTCTTTGCGAACTCGACCGGTTGGTCTCAGTCGCGTAGCCGAAGAACGTGCGAAATTCCGCGATCAAAGAACGACTAATGGATTCAGGGGTGTCGGCCTCGAGCGAAAAGCCGGCGCGCTTTGACGTCAACGGcgcaaagaaaaggagggaATATAGTCAGAGAGATCCCACAAAGACAAGTACAGCCCTAATGGGTTTTAGTTGCAAAAGAAAGTAAGCGCCACGAACAACCACGGCGGGGAGGATTCGATGACGGTTGGATAGACAATTGACGAAGACTACTACCAGAGTGACGCCAGAAAGGGACAAACAAGGTAAGATTAACAGAGAAGAAtggtaaagaaaaaaaaagagagaaaattAAAAataagaagagaagagaagagacaCACCCGGAATAGAAACAGAAGCACCGAGGCCGTGTCAAATTAAGCTGGATTAAAGGCCCGACTGAGAGTTAAGTTCCCCGGACTTCGAAACAGCCAAAAGGAGGTTGTCTCGGGGACTCTGCGACAAAACAGACGCCCCTTGCGCGGGGCTGTCTGCGGCCCCTGATGGTTGCCCATATAGGAAATGTTGATGCCTTGGGAAACGGGCCGAAAGAAGGAGCACGATGCCAAGAGCTGCCAAGAGGTCTGAGTTACCAAGTAAGTTTTAGTGTCACTGGGTGGGGCTACTGCTCCCAacaggcggaggagggttgATCCGTGCGCTGATTGGCAGGAAGGCTGCATACTTTTGTAATCCCTCTCCCCGCAGGCGGCCATCATTTTCGTGCCTCCGTCATCGCCCGAAAGCATTTTCATCGCATTCTCTGACGTTGTTCTGCCTACTTTTTTCTTTATGTGTCGTCCACTTCACTCTAATTCTAATACTAATTTAATAATAGCACATTTCAGCGCCAATCTCTGACGCTATTTGCCTAAACCTGGAGAAATCCACTTCCCGTTCGGGGTTAGCAGCATTACAACTTCTCGAAAACTTCGATCGACAACTACCAGTCATTGCCCACCCACCCTCCTTCGTATATATCTGACGTATCCCACCGTCTGATCTTTGTCTTCCTTCCATCTCATCTTTTGCCCCCATCTTCCGTCTTTCTATACCATACCACCATCTTTTTCAAACCACGCAAACGCATAAAGACGACATACGACCAAGGCGAATACACATACCCCACTAGATTCACTACTCCGAAACTCCACTCGGAGCTGGTTTTGTGCTCTCTGAGGGCATGGCTCAGACGGAGAGCAACGCATTggcgaggctgaggctggACACGTCTTTCGAACGAACGCACGATCTCGGGTGGCGGAGTGAAAATGAGAACAGAGGAGTGCAGGATCATGGCGACGGTATCGAGGGCGGTCATACCAACAAGTTCTACGATTATGACACGCCCCGTTGCGGTACTGATGAAGACAATAGTGCAATGAATGGCCTACATTCAGCGACCCCTCCTATCTCAGTGCCCCGCCACGAGGAGCCTTCGAAAGAAGATCTCAGTTATCCGCACAAACCAGATGATGTTCGTGCCTCGCCTCTCGAGAGTTTTATTCAGAACCGGAGTCCATCCTTCGATTTCGACCATAACGCCATTCGCGATAGCGCCCAGCAGGAGCCGCTGGGAGAACCGTTGCCGAAACGCAATACCAGTATCAGAAATTTTCAGCGTTTCCAACCACGAAGCTCAGGGTTGAGGAACGCTTTGTCgcaagaggatgatgaagcTTCTCAGCCAAAGTACCCAGCCTGGGGTTTCAGCCCCAGAAAATATCAAAGCCAACGGGCTTTTCCAACTGCAAGCCCTCGTGCTGTATTTCCGACCAGCCCAAACGACGATCTACCGGCAAATGCTACTTCTCTGACGTCAGTGTCCACTGCATCACCTCTTGCTGAGGAGCTGCGAACTCCTCCAGAGGGATTCAGGGGGATGTCGTCGCCACTTTGCATGGCATCCCCCAACTCCTTAGATGACCGCAGTTCCTGGTCCGGCAGCGCTGTGACGCCTTTCGGGAGTAAACCACGGGGTCTTCGGAGCAACACGACCCAAAGCCGGCGGTCTACTACCTCAAGTGGAAAATCCCCAGCTAGCATGTTCTTGTCCATGTGGAGTGGTCGTCCAGAGACAGAGCCTACTCCACAGCCTGACGACGAAGGTCAGATGGTCGGGACGGAGTACGTGCTTGGCAAACCGATAGGCCATGGAGGTTTTAGTACAGTGAAAGAGGCATATAAggtggaggaacatggagagcCACGACGGTTGGCTGTCAAGATTGTTAAGAAGCAAATTTCGGATAAGAGCGAGAAGGAGAACGACGAAGTTCAGGCAGAGTTCGACCACGAAGTTCGAGTGTGGCGGTATCTCAATCATCCCAACATCCTAACCCTGGATGCTGTCTATGAAACGGACTATGCGACATTCTGTTTCACCAAATACGCTATCGGTGGTACTTTATTTGATTCGATCCGTCAAAACCGCAATGGTCTGGAGACCAGTCTCGCAAAGAAATATACCTACCAACTCGCATGTGCGCTGCGATACCTACACGAAGATGCACGGGTAGTGCACAGAGACATCAAGCTCGAGAACTGCCTTCTCGATCCAGTCGAAGGCACACAAACGTCAAACCTCGTCCTTTGCGATTTCGGCATGGCAGAGTGGATGGCAACGGACAACGGTCCGGATTCGCCAGATCCGTACGACGACGATGCAGACCGTCCACCACCAAAGACCATTGGACCTGCGGAGTCAAGTACCAGCGTCGCCGGAAGCTTGGAATACGCGTCTCCAGAGTTACTACAATCCTCAAACGGGATCATCGACCCCGTGGTGGACATCTGGGCCTTTGGTGTCATTGTGTTCACTGTTATTGTCGGCTCACGGCCGTTCCAGGACCCCTTCAAGCCTCGCGTGCAAGCAAATATCATTGCCGGTAAATGGGATCAACAATCGGTGCTGGGAATGTTTGAGGACCCGCATACTCGCCAAGATCGAGAGGACGCACTCGAGCTGATCAAAGGCTGCCTCGAGATGGATATTGAGAAGCGTTGGACTATTCGAGAGATCTTGTCGTCACGCTGGTTGGACGGATTTGCGGAATGCAGTTCGCCAATTCCTTGGAGGCTATAAGTGCCTTTTTCTactttcttttccctttctatTTCCTTAAAGTGTCATCTCTCTACATCACTCTCATTCTATTCTTATGTTATTTATGACGAACGAGCGCTGGTGTTTGGGATTTATGGGATGATACCCTTACGATATTTGACCATTTGACGTTTCGATTGTTCGCATGCTTGGTTTTGAATTGGTTCATGGTTTCTTACGTTACTTTGATGAATTCGGGTTTTATGATGACTACGGTTATGAAAGCGTGGTTAGGCATGGCGTTTTATGGGGTTATGTTTTcgattttctctttttataCCACATACGTGAAAATGTCCTGCTAGTTTCATTGCAAAAGTCTTTTATAGCGGTTTTATAATTTTCGCTCTAATGAAAGCAAGTTGTGAAGCATGAGATGACTACTCGACCAGTAATACTTTATGATGTAGTGCTGTTGAGAGAATAATCCATTGATACATATTCCGATAATATTTATACAAGACAAAACATGAACCATCTAACCATATACAATCACCAAAGTCTGTTCTCCGGCAacaccttctccttcttgacACCTGCCGTCGACTTCCTCCCCACCGGCGAACGGAAGAACAAACTGGGTCCCTCCATAGGCTTGAGCAAATGACTCAAGTACCCCCTATGCGCGGGATCACGATAGTATTCAATATCCCGACGCTTCGTCGGATCAGGCAGCCGGTACTGGAACCCCATCTCCTTCATGATATTCGACTCAGTCAACGCCTCAGCCCCCTCAGCCCCCTCCGCCTTGTGCAAGTCCTCACTGCCACTCTTCGTAGTCCATGCCATCGAGACGAACGGGTGCATTTCCCGGTTCATGATGCGGACGATTGCGGAGCGCGTGTAGAAGCGGGTCGTCACGGAGCCGCCAGCGGCCTCGACGGCAGCAATGGCGGAAGCGGAGGCGCGCGAGACGACGATGTGAATGGGTTGTTTAAGGATGCCCTCGCCGCCGCGGCCGAGGAGCTTCACGCCTTCTTTGGGTTGGTGGATGCAGCGGGATTGGGCGAGTTCGCGGACGGTGATAGGGCGGGTTGGGTCGATGCGGCCTTGGTCGATCCATTCTTGGATGCGGTCGAGGTTTGCGGGCGCCAGGTCGGCGGTGAAACTGAAAAAATATCAGTAAAAGTGATTCACAGCCGAAGGGGAGGAAGGACATACATGTTTGTAAACCCACGCTCTCCATGGACCACATTCTCCGGCGTCTGTCCACCGTTAAACCCCGTGGGGACCTTTCCATGTTGCTTCTGACCCTTATGGCCCCGTCCGGACGTCTTTCCCTTCCCTGAAGCCGGACCCCGACCGCGTCGGATCTTCTTACTGTACGCACCCGGGTTATCGGAAAGCGAAGCGAGGATGTGGGCGTTGCGGCTTTGCTGCTGCAGCTGCGGGAGCAGGAACGACAATGGCGAGTTGAATGGCTGGGCAGTTTTCGAGAACCAGCCCTGCGGCCGCGGGAGCGACAGCAGTTGCAGCCGTGGAGGCATTGTGATGGAATTGGATGTCTTTTGGTTATGGGCTGGCTGTGTGCCGGAGAGAGATATCAAAGTTGGTTGCGGCGGGGGAATGTCGGGCCGGTGTGTTGTGCTTATGTAACAATTCAACTGTGAAGCCCTGGGTTATTCTACATTAAGAATATCTATTGATTATGTTTCGTAAATTAAGAATGATTCATCGTGTGTTTTTCAATATAGCCTTCCCCCAGCGCGTATGGAAATATTGACTCTTTCGAGTTCCAGATAGAGAAAAGTAACCCTTCCAGCTCGAGACGGTTGGCACGATATCCTGCTTCAGCTCATCAGGCAAAGCCTCGATTCAATCGATAAATAAATAAGTAAAGCAGATGGCACATATCTTTGTCCATCAGTGAACACCCACCAACAGATCAGTTCGCACCCGGATTTGCTCGTTGACAAGCCAAGGCCATTGCTGCCATCACGGTCCTAATTGGTCTCAGGTCCCCTCGCTCCTCAGCGGCCTTCTTGACAGTTTCACTAGCCCAGACTATCAAGGCAATATCCGCCTCAACATTTTCACGCTCAGGGGATCCAATGATGTCGAGGCTTAGGATGAAGAATGGGACAAATTGGTGAAGCAAAATGAGACTACAAGAGAAGATGTCCTTGATTAGCACAAATCTAACTGACCATATATCGTGTTGAATGAGAACATACCTGATATTAAAGAGCGCGTGTTGATGAGCCGAAGCTAGGAGGGACTGAAATGTCTGCAGAGACTTTTTGGCAATATCTACGGTGCGATGTGGCAAGCCATCGCTGCCCTGGTTGCACTTCTTCGATTGGTAGAAGATGATGAGCATCTGGTAAATGCTGAACAGAACGTCCATACAAAACCACATGTCGACATGATTGGTGGTCGTGTTGGATAACTCCTCCTTTTCCGCTGGGTCAGACGATGGGTTCTCATTACAGGGACATGCAACGCACCGTGTTCCAATCAGACATAATGGACTGTACTTCCGCAATAAGGTTGTCGATTGTCTTGTCATATGCTTCCGTTTCTGGATCTGGCTTGGAGTCCACCAATTCCAAGTACTTGAGCGCGATCAAGTTTAGACGCATCGATGCCAGAAAATGAATCTGAATAAACCGCGTAGACTCATTTTCAACACCGTTGATAGAGGGATCAGGCAGATTTACCGTCCATGATCCTCTCTGAATACAGGCCGGCTTACCGAAGGACAGACGGAAAAGGCAGTCTGTCCGCAATAGATGCCAGAACTCAAATCGCTTCCGATTTTTTTCTACTTCGGTATCCTTTTTTGTGGGGTTGTCGGGAAGAGCGGGATTCTCATCAACGGAGAAATATCCTAGAGTCTTAGCGATTGTGCAGGCCTGGCCGAATATCTTCCACGAGAGTTCACTATTACAGCCCTCAAGCATCATTGATAACTGATTAAGTCGTCAGATTTTGTTTCCTGCAGTGCGGGGACTTGGGACTCGTCCTACCATAAGAATTGCTGCATACAAGTCTGCTGGCGTATGCTTGACATTGTCTAGCCAGCCGTCAACCAACGTCATACATGTATTGTAGAGATATTGCACAATTCCTCCCCTTCCGGGGCACTCATCAGTGCTCAACATAAGCCCTTGAAGAAGAATGTTGTAATAGATTATTTGGGACGTGTAGTCCAACTGGACATGAGGAATCTCCAGCAAGTCTGGAATGGTCATAACGAAATCCTCTCCCAAGGGAACTCGAAACCCCTCAAACTCGTATCCAGCATAGTAATCTAACGGGAACAGATAGGGATTAGCGGGAACATGCTTCGTCAACATCAGAGGGGAACAGGACGTACAGTGTATCCATTTCTTAGCCAACTCCTTGGAAATCCCTGCTGCAGGTTGGCCTTCTGTATGTGTATCCTCCATGCGTTCAATATCTGTCATTGCAGCATTTATCGTTTCGATGCAGCGCTCGTCATCGAAAAAGCGAGATTTCACATGCGCCAGGTGGTAGAACACGTTGGAACGAATGAATGATCTAGCCCCTTGATCATTAATCCGGCTCAGTACTGTATCCACCACTCCTCGCGTGGTTGGAGTATGGGTCTCGTCATCGTTGGGTCCTGAGATGTCCGAGTCATCGGATGAAACAGACATCGATGAGTGATATGCATCTTTGGGATCCTCGGCATC
This Aspergillus chevalieri M1 DNA, chromosome 3, nearly complete sequence DNA region includes the following protein-coding sequences:
- a CDS encoding uncharacterized protein (COG:S;~EggNog:ENOG410PRR3;~InterPro:IPR036864,IPR007219,IPR001138;~PFAM:PF00172;~TransMembrane:1 (o513-533i);~go_function: GO:0000981 - DNA-binding transcription factor activity, RNA polymerase II-specific [Evidence IEA];~go_function: GO:0003677 - DNA binding [Evidence IEA];~go_function: GO:0008270 - zinc ion binding [Evidence IEA];~go_process: GO:0006351 - transcription, DNA-templated [Evidence IEA];~go_process: GO:0006355 - regulation of transcription, DNA-templated [Evidence IEA]) gives rise to the protein MSSRRPPKHISCSRCQSKKIRCNRVDPRCDKCEAADAECIYLSRKPRAKKRSHVTETYKQDILLNILRRLERLEDHCSLDRDAEDPKDAYHSSMSVSSDDSDISGPNDDETHTPTTRGVVDTVLSRINDQGARSFIRSNVFYHLAHVKSRFFDDERCIETINAAMTDIERMEDTHTEGQPAAGISKELAKKWIHYYYAGYEFEGFRVPLGEDFVMTIPDLLEIPHVQLDYTSQIIYYNILLQGLMLSTDECPGRGGIVQYLYNTCMTLVDGWLDNVKHTPADLYAAILMLSMMLEGCNSELSWKIFGQACTIAKTLGYFSVDENPALPDNPTKKDTEVEKNRKRFEFWHLLRTDCLFRLSFGKPACIQRGSWTVNLPDPSINGVENESTRFIQIHFLASMRLNLIALKYLELVDSKPDPETEAYDKTIDNLIAEVQSIMSDWNTEELSNTTTNHVDMWFCMDVLFSIYQMLIIFYQSKKCNQGSDGLPHRTVDIAKKSLQTFQSLLASAHQHALFNISLILLHQFVPFFILSLDIIGSPERENVEADIALIVWASETVKKAAEERGDLRPIRTVMAAMALACQRANPGAN
- a CDS encoding uncharacterized protein (COG:T;~EggNog:ENOG410PHX4;~InterPro:IPR017441,IPR008271,IPR000719,IPR011009;~PFAM:PF07714,PF00069;~go_function: GO:0004672 - protein kinase activity [Evidence IEA];~go_function: GO:0005524 - ATP binding [Evidence IEA];~go_process: GO:0006468 - protein phosphorylation [Evidence IEA]), coding for MAQTESNALARLRLDTSFERTHDLGWRSENENRGVQDHGDGIEGGHTNKFYDYDTPRCGTDEDNSAMNGLHSATPPISVPRHEEPSKEDLSYPHKPDDVRASPLESFIQNRSPSFDFDHNAIRDSAQQEPLGEPLPKRNTSIRNFQRFQPRSSGLRNALSQEDDEASQPKYPAWGFSPRKYQSQRAFPTASPRAVFPTSPNDDLPANATSLTSVSTASPLAEELRTPPEGFRGMSSPLCMASPNSLDDRSSWSGSAVTPFGSKPRGLRSNTTQSRRSTTSSGKSPASMFLSMWSGRPETEPTPQPDDEGQMVGTEYVLGKPIGHGGFSTVKEAYKVEEHGEPRRLAVKIVKKQISDKSEKENDEVQAEFDHEVRVWRYLNHPNILTLDAVYETDYATFCFTKYAIGGTLFDSIRQNRNGLETSLAKKYTYQLACALRYLHEDARVVHRDIKLENCLLDPVEGTQTSNLVLCDFGMAEWMATDNGPDSPDPYDDDADRPPPKTIGPAESSTSVAGSLEYASPELLQSSNGIIDPVVDIWAFGVIVFTVIVGSRPFQDPFKPRVQANIIAGKWDQQSVLGMFEDPHTRQDREDALELIKGCLEMDIEKRWTIREILSSRWLDGFAECSSPIPWRL
- the MRPL10 gene encoding mitochondrial 54S ribosomal protein uL15m (BUSCO:EOG09264A2D;~COG:J;~EggNog:ENOG410PJUA;~InterPro:IPR005749,IPR036227,IPR021131,IPR030878;~PFAM:PF00828;~go_component: GO:0015934 - large ribosomal subunit [Evidence IEA];~go_function: GO:0003735 - structural constituent of ribosome [Evidence IEA];~go_process: GO:0006412 - translation [Evidence IEA]), whose protein sequence is MPPRLQLLSLPRPQGWFSKTAQPFNSPLSFLLPQLQQQSRNAHILASLSDNPGAYSKKIRRGRGPASGKGKTSGRGHKGQKQHGKVPTGFNGGQTPENVVHGERGFTNIFTADLAPANLDRIQEWIDQGRIDPTRPITVRELAQSRCIHQPKEGVKLLGRGGEGILKQPIHIVVSRASASAIAAVEAAGGSVTTRFYTRSAIVRIMNREMHPFVSMAWTTKSGSEDLHKAEGAEGAEALTESNIMKEMGFQYRLPDPTKRRDIEYYRDPAHRGYLSHLLKPMEGPSLFFRSPVGRKSTAGVKKEKVLPENRLW
- a CDS encoding SH3 domain-containing protein (COG:T;~EggNog:ENOG410PHST;~InterPro:IPR001452,IPR036028;~PFAM:PF00018;~go_function: GO:0005515 - protein binding [Evidence IEA]), producing the protein MSRPRIVRADTLDLQDQNAPSAKDHTTQNVNPAPVDGGMAPHQELSIRHADQDTRAEIMHGPTGETDGYGDGIDMYDDEDPDERHHDLGGGSSEDGDLTDGEGDDLMDDDMMDKISSSPSIDDEDIDFEFVYALHNFVATVEGQANAAKGDTMVLLDDSNTYWWLVRIVKDGSIGYLPAEHIETPTERLARLNKHRNVDLSATMLGDNSEKSKNPLKKAMRRRNTKTVAFTAPTYIEASDVEYSTEDEDDGGGFYIDDEDIAEPDDIEEGHDEDIVVEPLRTKSQRDKEAQEPETARESQETERQSPEPRQSAEEVMESEEGGTISRSRNGTVRNTDSFFKDDTAEPKKISLTPNLLRDEGSNATSNENKEDRSSMEAIEKALAADDKKEDKKRKDKKPGMLSGLFKRKDKKNKAPENEGEEQEKLSSETPRSPKASLDSVSSPETRSPNNGKLQKQPPGSISPTKRDPQYESAAQDATRAVQGATSTTKGSQWIRQVVPEEEEKEPVQSPRSRSSEDTRETVSSQNASSPIKQSSPPVQSRNIDSVASPPIEANNRLWQDAFGERAPAQQQPITTPPQGIPPTENLGYQNRGLESPIDVSPIDAQAPSGAPGLMLDLSPEKRSDSPVSPPSSPGADTNGPNTDEMRSVTSPQTPTWSDASLRSYLDDDNDIRDLFIIVHDKSNVPPAGPDHPITGSLFKEESKRLREMTGKLDEMLAEWVGRKSQGQLVNRI